A window of the Teredinibacter franksiae genome harbors these coding sequences:
- a CDS encoding YgiQ family radical SAM protein, with protein sequence MPQITAPNLQQYPPYWAECFGIAPFLPMSRQEMDELGWDSCDIILVTGDAYVDHPSFGMAVMGRLLESHGFRVGIIAQPDWRSAEPFKILGKPNLFFGVTAGNMDSLINRYTADLKVRNDDAYTPGGASGDRPDRAVTVYSQRCKEAWKDVPLVIGGIEASLRRIAQYDYWSDKVRRSVLIDSTADILLYGNAERAIVDLSHRLAQGEAIESINDLRGTTVVRAHVPEGFTELDSSRIDWPGRLDAMPDPYEYKPAGCSTEDEASDDGTQVVRVVPMPLRRKEQSLNSALTCIRLPSFEKVSKDGVLYAHASRVLHQEANPHNARALVQKHGKREIWVNPPPIPLTTEEMDVVFGLPYARVPHPRYGKQKIPAYDMIKTSINIMRGCFGGCTFCSITEHEGRIIQSRSEASILQEIEDIKEKVPGFTGTISDLGGPTSNMYTLNCKDPDIQASCRKLSCVYPVICKNLNTDHSPTTALYRKARKVKGVHTVAIASGLRYDLAVEDPEYVKELVTHHVGGYLKIAPEHSEQGTLEKMMKPGMGTYDRFEKMFNKFSAEAGKKQYLIPYFIAAHPGCEDEDMMNLALWLKKHTFEVDQVQTFYPSPMSLATAMYYSGRNPLKHLTYKSEKLFTPKNDQQRKVHKAFLRYHDPDNWPHLRKQLREMGRKDLIGDSPQHLVPSEERELRLRSSERRKGNSVTKPARSARGDKRNHALPRRPKKR encoded by the coding sequence ATGCCTCAAATAACTGCTCCTAATCTACAGCAATATCCGCCCTACTGGGCCGAATGTTTTGGTATTGCGCCCTTTCTACCCATGAGTCGTCAGGAAATGGATGAGCTGGGCTGGGATAGCTGCGACATCATTCTGGTTACCGGTGACGCTTATGTCGATCACCCTAGTTTTGGTATGGCGGTGATGGGGCGCTTACTGGAAAGCCATGGGTTTCGCGTGGGCATTATTGCCCAGCCCGACTGGCGTAGCGCAGAGCCATTTAAAATACTGGGTAAACCTAACCTATTTTTTGGTGTTACCGCCGGCAATATGGATTCGCTAATCAATCGCTACACGGCTGACCTAAAGGTGCGTAACGACGATGCCTATACGCCCGGAGGTGCATCTGGTGACCGTCCCGACCGTGCGGTGACCGTATATAGTCAGCGCTGTAAAGAAGCCTGGAAGGACGTGCCGCTGGTGATCGGCGGGATCGAAGCCAGCTTGAGAAGAATTGCTCAGTACGATTATTGGAGTGATAAGGTTCGTCGCTCGGTGTTAATCGACTCCACCGCCGATATTTTGCTCTACGGAAATGCCGAGCGGGCTATTGTCGATCTCAGTCATCGCCTTGCGCAAGGCGAGGCAATCGAATCTATTAACGATCTTCGCGGTACTACCGTTGTTCGCGCTCATGTCCCGGAGGGGTTCACCGAGCTGGATTCTTCGCGTATCGACTGGCCCGGTCGCTTAGATGCTATGCCCGACCCCTACGAATATAAACCTGCGGGGTGCTCTACTGAGGACGAAGCGTCTGATGACGGGACTCAGGTCGTGCGGGTCGTGCCTATGCCCCTGCGCCGAAAAGAACAAAGCCTAAACTCCGCGTTAACCTGCATTCGCCTGCCGTCGTTTGAAAAAGTGAGTAAGGATGGGGTGCTTTATGCTCATGCTTCCAGAGTACTGCATCAGGAAGCTAACCCCCATAATGCACGTGCGTTGGTGCAAAAACACGGCAAGCGCGAGATTTGGGTGAACCCGCCGCCTATTCCGCTAACCACAGAAGAAATGGATGTGGTGTTCGGTTTACCCTACGCACGGGTACCACATCCGCGTTATGGCAAACAAAAAATCCCTGCATACGACATGATTAAAACCTCGATTAATATTATGCGCGGGTGTTTTGGCGGTTGTACATTTTGTTCTATTACCGAACACGAAGGGCGCATTATTCAAAGCCGGTCGGAAGCCTCTATTCTGCAGGAAATTGAAGACATTAAAGAAAAGGTGCCAGGCTTTACCGGCACCATTTCTGATTTGGGCGGGCCTACCTCCAATATGTATACGCTTAATTGCAAAGACCCGGATATTCAGGCGTCGTGTCGCAAGTTAAGTTGCGTTTACCCCGTTATTTGTAAAAACCTCAACACGGACCACAGCCCAACAACGGCACTTTATCGCAAAGCTCGAAAGGTAAAGGGCGTTCATACGGTGGCGATAGCCTCTGGTTTACGTTATGACCTAGCGGTGGAAGACCCCGAGTATGTAAAAGAATTGGTCACTCACCACGTGGGCGGTTATCTGAAAATTGCCCCTGAACACAGCGAGCAGGGCACGCTGGAAAAAATGATGAAGCCGGGCATGGGCACGTATGACCGGTTCGAGAAAATGTTCAATAAGTTCTCGGCAGAAGCGGGTAAAAAACAATATTTGATTCCTTACTTTATTGCCGCACATCCAGGTTGTGAAGATGAGGATATGATGAATCTCGCTCTCTGGTTGAAAAAACACACTTTTGAAGTGGATCAGGTGCAAACGTTTTACCCTTCGCCTATGTCTTTAGCGACTGCTATGTACTATTCAGGCAGAAATCCGTTAAAACATCTTACCTATAAATCGGAAAAACTATTTACACCTAAAAACGATCAGCAACGAAAAGTGCACAAGGCATTTCTGCGGTATCACGACCCGGATAACTGGCCTCATTTACGAAAACAGTTACGCGAGATGGGGCGTAAAGATTTAATTGGTGATTCGCCGCAACACCTTGTGCCGAGCGAAGAGCGGGAATTGCGTTTGCGTTCCAGTGAGCGAAGGAAGGGCAACTCTGTGACAAAGCCAGCGAGGAGCGCACGAGGGGATAAACGTAATCATGCGTTACCCCGTCGGCCGAAAAAGCGGTAG
- a CDS encoding GntR family transcriptional regulator, translated as MTISSPDSPVEKSQPIAFDRSTPDQLFEYIRDEIVGMVLVPGAKIPENQLAKKFGVSRTPVRAALQRLSDLGFVEIRPQRGTFVTKLSMQLMLEARFLREALEVAATNHLTKNPDDQVLLECENIIQQQEQAAEREDPIAFQHLDDKFHRALALSTGFVRVAKELEAEKSRMDRVRNLSLVELTGQYTHIINQHKAILAGIKSGSEDDAKAAMEAHMRDVFNILRIAPEKYPEYFE; from the coding sequence ATGACTATAAGCAGCCCAGACTCTCCCGTAGAAAAATCGCAACCCATTGCCTTCGACCGGTCTACTCCGGATCAATTATTTGAGTATATTCGCGACGAAATTGTTGGCATGGTACTCGTGCCCGGTGCAAAAATCCCTGAAAATCAATTGGCCAAAAAATTTGGCGTGAGCCGCACCCCCGTGCGCGCCGCGCTGCAGAGGCTCTCCGATTTAGGCTTTGTAGAAATTCGGCCACAGCGAGGAACTTTTGTAACCAAGCTCAGTATGCAACTCATGCTCGAAGCAAGATTCCTCCGAGAAGCGCTTGAAGTAGCTGCAACCAACCATCTAACAAAAAACCCCGATGACCAGGTTTTGCTGGAATGTGAAAACATTATTCAACAACAGGAGCAAGCAGCAGAACGCGAAGACCCCATCGCCTTTCAGCATCTGGATGACAAATTCCATCGCGCCCTCGCGCTTTCCACCGGATTCGTTCGCGTTGCGAAAGAGTTGGAAGCTGAGAAGTCGCGTATGGACCGAGTACGAAATTTGAGTCTGGTTGAACTAACCGGCCAGTACACGCATATTATTAATCAGCACAAAGCCATTCTCGCCGGCATTAAATCTGGCTCTGAAGACGACGCTAAAGCTGCAATGGAAGCCCATATGCGTGATGTATTTAATATATTAAGAATAGCGCCGGAAAAGTACCCTGAATATTTTGAATAG
- the galB gene encoding beta-galactosidase GalB, with amino-acid sequence MIRKMTFSLMALAIALVLPGCDKSTKTGEEYSSSSAAESMLRERVKFNDDWRFFKYEAGDTVDKLIYDVRPSAEEHQDDKAADAMPTEAVALQANQAALKPYVLPTANRFIASPEDRHIRPQGNPGSEFPFVKQLFDDSDWQAVTLPHDWAIEGPFYEGWEAPVGGGMGRLPSPGVGWYRKSFDVPISDAGKSVFLDIDGAMSYSIVWLNGKLVGGWPYGYASYRLNLTPYLKAGESNQLAIRLDNPPASSRWYPGGGLYRNVWLTKTNAVHVGQWGTQVTTPQVSKEKATIDFSVTIENDLKESVAITAKTSLYALDEAGSKAGTVVASFAPLSATVAPSQSEVLSASLSLDKPRLWGPLPTQTPNRYLAVTTLEQDGKAIDQYETRFGIRALKFDGTKGVLVNGEPIYIQGANQHHDLGALGAAFNVRAAERQLEILREMGTNAIRMAHNPPARELLELTDRMGFLVVDEIFDVWERKKTPLDFHLIFPEWSEPDTRAFIRRDRNHPSVIMWSIGNEVGEQYTGDAGAVVAQRLQSIVKEEDPTRPTAASMNFAKPDMPLSGVTDTISLNYQGEGIRNAPAYAHLQGIRTSPLYPAFHQKFPEKLILSSENAAAVSSRGEYFFPVAEGISAPIADGAGGDPNSAHVSAYELYTAPFGSSADKVLGSLALHPYVGGGFVWSGWDYLGEPTPYYSARSSYFGVIDLAGFKKDRFYLYQAHWRPELPMAHILPHWNWPDRVGKVTPVHVFTSGDEAELFLNGESLGRKKKAEYTYRLRWDNVIYQPGKLDVVAYKDGQPWAQKSVETTDKAQTLTVVPDRSEIRTDGEDLAFVTVRVVDEKGRTIPNAKHTLTFTLEGPGEIVATDNGDPTDLVSFTSHERKAFNGLALVIIKAHSSSAHAGSAEAKNKGRLKLTVMSPDLKGSSAEISLKP; translated from the coding sequence ATGATTAGGAAAATGACTTTTTCGCTAATGGCACTAGCCATAGCGCTGGTTCTTCCAGGCTGTGATAAATCAACTAAAACCGGTGAGGAGTACAGCAGTAGTTCGGCGGCGGAGAGCATGTTAAGGGAGCGGGTTAAATTTAACGATGATTGGCGCTTCTTTAAATACGAGGCAGGCGATACAGTCGACAAACTTATCTACGATGTAAGGCCTTCCGCCGAAGAGCACCAAGACGATAAAGCCGCAGATGCCATGCCAACAGAAGCCGTAGCGCTGCAGGCTAATCAAGCGGCTCTTAAACCTTATGTCCTGCCAACCGCTAACCGCTTTATCGCAAGCCCCGAAGACCGCCACATTCGCCCCCAAGGAAACCCGGGTAGTGAATTTCCCTTTGTAAAACAGCTATTTGATGACAGTGATTGGCAGGCCGTTACTCTGCCTCACGACTGGGCAATCGAAGGTCCTTTCTACGAAGGTTGGGAGGCGCCGGTTGGGGGTGGAATGGGGCGATTACCGAGCCCTGGGGTTGGTTGGTACCGCAAAAGCTTCGATGTGCCCATCAGCGATGCTGGCAAGTCGGTATTTCTCGATATCGACGGCGCTATGTCTTACTCCATTGTCTGGCTAAATGGCAAATTGGTGGGCGGTTGGCCCTATGGTTATGCCTCCTACCGCTTGAACTTAACGCCTTATCTTAAGGCCGGTGAGTCTAATCAGTTAGCTATACGGTTAGACAACCCGCCAGCGTCTTCACGTTGGTACCCAGGGGGGGGGCTTTATCGAAATGTGTGGTTGACCAAAACCAACGCTGTTCATGTGGGCCAGTGGGGCACACAGGTCACAACGCCACAGGTTAGCAAAGAGAAAGCGACGATCGACTTCAGCGTTACTATCGAGAACGACCTGAAAGAGTCCGTAGCGATTACAGCTAAAACAAGTTTATACGCACTCGATGAAGCGGGAAGTAAAGCCGGTACGGTTGTCGCTAGCTTTGCTCCGCTATCGGCTACTGTAGCACCGAGCCAGAGCGAAGTATTATCGGCTTCCCTGTCTTTGGATAAGCCCCGTTTATGGGGGCCTTTGCCAACGCAAACACCGAACCGGTATCTTGCCGTTACCACCTTGGAGCAGGACGGAAAGGCTATCGATCAATACGAAACGCGTTTTGGCATTCGAGCATTAAAATTTGATGGCACAAAGGGGGTGTTGGTTAATGGTGAGCCCATTTATATTCAGGGGGCAAACCAGCATCACGACCTTGGTGCACTGGGGGCGGCCTTTAATGTTCGAGCAGCGGAACGTCAGCTAGAAATTCTGCGCGAAATGGGCACCAATGCTATCCGCATGGCTCACAATCCACCCGCGCGGGAGCTGTTAGAGCTGACTGATCGCATGGGGTTTTTAGTGGTAGATGAAATTTTTGATGTGTGGGAACGTAAAAAAACACCCCTCGATTTTCATTTAATTTTCCCCGAGTGGTCCGAACCGGATACGCGCGCGTTTATTCGTCGTGATCGCAATCATCCTTCGGTCATTATGTGGAGTATCGGCAATGAAGTCGGTGAACAATATACCGGTGATGCCGGCGCAGTCGTTGCGCAACGACTGCAGAGTATTGTTAAGGAGGAGGATCCCACGCGGCCAACAGCAGCCTCGATGAATTTTGCCAAACCGGACATGCCGTTATCGGGGGTGACGGACACCATTAGCCTGAATTACCAGGGCGAGGGAATTCGCAACGCGCCCGCCTATGCACACTTGCAAGGTATACGCACGTCGCCGCTGTACCCCGCGTTTCACCAGAAATTCCCAGAAAAACTAATTTTAAGTAGTGAGAATGCTGCCGCGGTGAGTTCGCGAGGTGAATATTTCTTCCCTGTTGCCGAGGGTATTAGCGCGCCGATTGCCGATGGCGCCGGTGGTGACCCCAACAGTGCGCACGTGAGCGCCTACGAACTTTACACCGCGCCGTTTGGCTCTTCTGCAGACAAAGTTTTGGGCTCGCTGGCCCTGCACCCTTATGTTGGTGGTGGTTTTGTTTGGAGTGGTTGGGATTACCTTGGTGAACCCACACCCTACTATTCTGCGCGCAGCTCCTATTTTGGCGTAATTGATTTGGCCGGCTTTAAAAAAGACCGTTTCTATCTTTATCAGGCGCACTGGCGCCCCGAGCTGCCAATGGCCCATATTCTGCCTCACTGGAACTGGCCTGATCGTGTTGGAAAAGTCACGCCTGTGCATGTATTCACCTCGGGTGATGAAGCAGAACTGTTTCTGAATGGTGAGTCGTTAGGGCGGAAGAAAAAGGCCGAGTACACCTATCGTTTGCGTTGGGACAATGTAATTTATCAACCTGGAAAGCTTGACGTTGTGGCCTATAAAGATGGACAGCCATGGGCGCAAAAATCGGTAGAAACCACAGACAAGGCGCAAACCTTAACGGTGGTACCTGACCGCTCAGAGATTCGTACTGATGGTGAAGACTTAGCGTTTGTGACCGTGCGTGTTGTTGATGAGAAAGGGCGTACCATTCCTAACGCCAAGCACACGCTTACTTTTACCCTTGAAGGGCCGGGTGAAATTGTGGCCACCGATAACGGTGACCCAACGGATTTGGTTTCGTTTACATCTCACGAACGCAAGGCATTTAATGGGCTTGCTTTGGTCATTATTAAGGCGCATTCCAGTAGTGCCCACGCTGGCAGTGCCGAAGCCAAAAATAAGGGAAGGCTTAAACTAACAGTAATGTCGCCCGATTTAAAAGGCAGTAGCGCTGAAATATCGTTGAAGCCATAG
- a CDS encoding sialate O-acetylesterase has translation MKIHPLLKTALIVGLLNAAHVSAEVKLPKLLSDNLVLQRNTETTLWGWADEGENVSVFLNGTLQGSAVTQHNDWSITLAAMPAGGPHTLKVTGKNSITLNNVMFGDVWVASGQSNMQTTMQRTAEMFPNAIAEANHPNLRQFTVPRTMGFKGPEKDFTSGQWQPTTPTTVGQHSAVAYYFGRKIMQEENVPIGILSSNFGGSPAECWLSEEALKKYPKRLNKVSAFKNDTYLQALIAADKKASDAWYQQLNDNDLGLKTDSPWFAENLDTAAWPRLQLPNLFADQGLQPFVGTIWLRKTIELPANTANKAGTLRLGTLVDADTAYINGVEVGKTYYRYPPRIYSVKPNILREGQNTLTVRLQVNGYGAEWTVEKPYHLQVGDHTIDLTGDWQYQIGTTTEPAPEQQYVPYSQPLGCYNTMLAPLFNMKIKGVIWYQGESNTGNPAEYEEMFPELIQLWRKKWNQGDFPFLFVQLANYGAKQVEPSEGGWAETRFAQMKALELTNTAMTVTTDVGEWNDLHPLDKKSVGERLALSAQALAYGKKNVVYSGPLFNSMEAKKNTLILRFNHVGGGLRSKGGELKGFAIAGDDGQYVWAETKITRNKVIVWHKDISKPKFVRYAWANSPEPANLYNKEGLPASAFAAEL, from the coding sequence ATGAAAATACACCCCTTACTTAAAACCGCGCTAATTGTGGGCCTGCTTAACGCAGCCCACGTTAGCGCCGAGGTCAAGCTACCCAAACTGCTCAGTGACAACCTAGTATTACAACGCAATACCGAAACCACCCTTTGGGGCTGGGCAGACGAAGGGGAAAACGTTTCCGTTTTCCTCAACGGTACATTACAGGGCTCAGCCGTAACGCAACATAACGATTGGTCGATAACACTGGCCGCAATGCCCGCAGGCGGCCCTCACACCCTTAAAGTAACAGGTAAGAACAGCATCACACTCAACAATGTGATGTTTGGCGATGTATGGGTGGCTTCTGGGCAATCCAATATGCAAACCACCATGCAACGCACGGCGGAAATGTTTCCGAATGCCATTGCCGAAGCCAACCACCCTAACCTGCGTCAATTTACGGTACCCCGTACTATGGGCTTTAAAGGCCCAGAGAAAGACTTTACAAGCGGTCAATGGCAGCCAACAACACCTACCACCGTGGGCCAACATTCAGCGGTGGCTTATTACTTCGGCCGCAAAATCATGCAGGAAGAAAATGTGCCCATTGGCATTCTTTCATCCAATTTTGGCGGCTCGCCTGCGGAGTGCTGGTTGAGTGAAGAAGCACTGAAAAAATACCCCAAACGATTAAATAAAGTCAGTGCATTTAAAAACGACACCTATTTACAGGCGCTCATAGCCGCCGACAAAAAAGCCAGCGATGCCTGGTACCAGCAACTCAACGACAACGACCTCGGGCTAAAAACAGACTCGCCTTGGTTCGCTGAAAATCTCGACACGGCCGCTTGGCCAAGGCTGCAGTTACCCAACTTATTTGCCGACCAGGGCCTTCAGCCTTTTGTTGGCACCATCTGGTTGCGCAAAACCATCGAACTACCAGCAAATACAGCCAATAAAGCGGGAACCTTGCGACTGGGCACCCTAGTGGATGCCGACACCGCTTACATCAACGGTGTGGAAGTGGGCAAAACCTACTACCGATACCCGCCACGTATTTACTCTGTAAAACCAAATATTTTAAGAGAAGGGCAAAACACCCTAACCGTTCGCCTGCAGGTAAATGGCTATGGTGCTGAGTGGACAGTGGAAAAACCTTATCACCTCCAAGTGGGCGATCACACAATCGATTTAACCGGCGACTGGCAATACCAAATAGGTACCACAACCGAGCCCGCACCGGAGCAACAATATGTACCCTACAGCCAGCCGTTAGGATGCTATAACACCATGCTTGCGCCATTATTTAACATGAAGATTAAAGGCGTCATTTGGTATCAGGGTGAATCCAACACCGGTAACCCAGCCGAATACGAAGAGATGTTTCCCGAACTGATTCAGTTGTGGCGGAAAAAATGGAATCAAGGTGATTTCCCCTTCCTGTTTGTTCAGTTAGCCAACTACGGCGCAAAACAAGTGGAGCCTTCTGAAGGAGGCTGGGCAGAAACCCGCTTTGCGCAAATGAAAGCACTCGAACTCACCAACACCGCAATGACGGTTACAACCGATGTTGGCGAATGGAACGACCTACACCCATTAGATAAAAAATCCGTTGGTGAGCGCTTAGCACTTTCGGCCCAGGCTCTGGCCTATGGTAAAAAAAATGTAGTTTATTCCGGTCCGTTATTTAATTCTATGGAAGCCAAGAAAAACACATTAATCCTTCGCTTTAATCATGTTGGCGGAGGATTACGATCCAAAGGCGGAGAGCTTAAGGGCTTTGCCATAGCCGGAGACGATGGCCAGTACGTTTGGGCCGAAACAAAAATAACGCGCAACAAGGTTATTGTGTGGCACAAAGATATTTCAAAACCCAAGTTTGTGCGTTACGCATGGGCCAACAGCCCCGAGCCAGCGAACCTTTACAACAAAGAAGGCCTACCTGCCTCGGCTTTTGCGGCAGAACTATAA
- a CDS encoding endo-1,4-beta-xylanase, which yields MADFPIGMAVSAGDENRSMLDIQAKQETIAHHFSQLTAGNIMKMRYLHPQENTYDWTEADELVSWAETNGLSIHGHTFIWHSDYQVPDFMKNYIGDANGFETLLDSHVTTIADHFRGKVDSWDVVNEALHQQGDGVGVGEGNCYRNSLFYQKLGKDYLANAFTAAKAADSGADLYYNDFSTEGGDDDKFACLLILVDDLLDNDIAIDGVGFQMHVQIDWPSTDDIAAAFQAIVDRGLKVKITELEVPVNNPWGAASFPQYTSFSEAAATRQKARYKAIVETYLTTVPANLRGGITVWGLWDGDSWLLNLSERAGSDDWPLLFTGDANGPYEPKPAFYGVAEALSEE from the coding sequence TTGGCAGATTTTCCCATTGGTATGGCGGTAAGTGCCGGAGATGAAAACCGCAGTATGCTCGACATTCAGGCCAAGCAAGAGACGATTGCCCATCATTTCAGTCAGCTAACGGCTGGCAACATTATGAAAATGCGCTACCTACACCCACAAGAAAACACCTACGACTGGACCGAAGCCGATGAACTGGTGAGCTGGGCCGAAACCAACGGTCTGAGTATTCACGGTCACACCTTTATCTGGCACTCCGACTACCAGGTTCCCGATTTTATGAAAAATTACATTGGGGATGCGAACGGTTTTGAAACCTTGCTCGACAGTCACGTCACCACCATCGCCGACCATTTTAGAGGCAAAGTCGACAGCTGGGATGTGGTCAACGAAGCGCTTCACCAACAAGGTGATGGTGTAGGTGTTGGTGAAGGCAACTGCTACCGCAACTCACTTTTCTACCAAAAGCTGGGCAAAGATTACCTTGCTAATGCCTTTACCGCTGCCAAAGCTGCCGACTCAGGTGCCGACCTTTACTACAACGATTTTTCCACCGAAGGCGGCGATGACGACAAGTTCGCTTGCCTGCTTATCCTTGTGGACGACCTGCTCGACAATGACATTGCCATCGATGGCGTAGGCTTTCAAATGCATGTACAGATCGATTGGCCCAGTACCGATGATATAGCGGCCGCTTTCCAAGCCATTGTCGACCGAGGGCTGAAAGTTAAAATCACCGAACTGGAAGTACCAGTCAATAATCCCTGGGGTGCAGCAAGCTTTCCCCAATACACTAGCTTCTCAGAAGCGGCTGCCACACGCCAAAAAGCCCGATATAAAGCCATTGTGGAAACGTACCTAACCACCGTACCCGCCAACCTGCGCGGCGGCATTACGGTTTGGGGCTTGTGGGATGGCGACAGCTGGCTGCTCAATTTAAGCGAAAGGGCTGGCAGTGATGACTGGCCACTTTTATTTACCGGCGATGCCAATGGCCCCTACGAACCCAAACCTGCCTTTTACGGGGTGGCGGAAGCATTATCTGAAGAATGA